In Aliiglaciecola sp. LCG003, a genomic segment contains:
- a CDS encoding S9 family peptidase gives MRNILIFALPLAFLSACSPVKESEMQSTAKQIEMPSVTRIKQLDIPAPVAPKQDYTAQYHGKTVNDPYNWLKDPGYPEVNDQPIIDYLTKENEYFNAFLAPHTALVDTLFEEFKGRTNEQESSVPWIDNGYEYRWYYREGEEYRTRSRKDLATGEETVFLDETALAKDYDYFSLGGWDISPDNRYLAYSFNTNGDERYLLRVKDLQSGEYLEDEITDIQGGAAFGADSQTLVYAKLKEGKWLTESVNVHKLGTPQSADKVMIAEQDEGFFLGFDMSSDDKYIILVSSQREVQETHVVPTDDLYAKPKLLVSRTQGFSNSIDHANGQFYILANDTHTNFRLATVDAAEPDYAKWQSLIDGSDSVYLLGMQTFKNFIAINARDNGIEQIRIRNYQSDMHDVAFPEDVYAASLGNNSQFEQDFVRIDYESMVTPETVFDYNLKTKSLETRKEVEIPSGYDKSEYVTERKMAPGRDGTMIPISIVYKKGFAKDGSHPLALYGYGAYGYTISPGFSTMRLSLLDRGFSYAIAHVRGSDMMGYQWYLDGKLEKRPNTFNDFVDVAKFLVQEQYTTAGNISISGRSAGGELMGAAVIQAPEMWRSVILGVPFVDVLNTMLDANLPLTPPEWKEWGNPIESAKDFDLIQSYSPYDNIAARDYPPMLVTGGINDPRVTYWEPAKWTAKMRELKTDDNLLMMRINMGAGHFSNSGRYGRLRDYAEEFAFVLKAHGIDK, from the coding sequence ATGCGAAATATATTAATCTTCGCTCTTCCTTTGGCCTTTTTGTCGGCCTGCTCACCAGTAAAAGAATCAGAAATGCAAAGTACCGCCAAACAAATCGAAATGCCTAGTGTTACGAGAATAAAACAGTTAGATATTCCTGCTCCTGTTGCCCCGAAGCAAGACTATACCGCGCAATATCATGGCAAAACCGTGAATGACCCTTATAACTGGTTAAAAGATCCTGGTTACCCTGAGGTTAACGACCAGCCTATCATCGACTATCTAACCAAAGAGAATGAATATTTCAATGCTTTTTTGGCTCCTCATACAGCTCTTGTTGATACCTTGTTTGAAGAATTTAAAGGACGCACCAATGAGCAGGAGAGCTCTGTTCCTTGGATTGATAACGGTTATGAATATCGTTGGTATTATCGTGAAGGTGAAGAATATCGTACTCGTAGCCGCAAAGATTTAGCCACTGGCGAAGAAACTGTTTTCTTAGACGAGACTGCGCTAGCCAAAGATTACGACTATTTTTCACTGGGTGGCTGGGATATCAGTCCGGACAATCGTTATCTAGCCTATTCTTTCAACACTAATGGCGACGAGCGTTATTTGCTGCGTGTTAAAGATTTACAAAGCGGAGAATATTTAGAAGACGAAATCACTGATATACAAGGCGGTGCAGCGTTTGGTGCTGACAGCCAAACTTTAGTGTATGCAAAACTAAAAGAGGGCAAATGGCTGACGGAAAGCGTCAATGTACACAAGCTTGGTACACCCCAATCAGCTGATAAAGTGATGATTGCCGAACAAGATGAAGGTTTCTTCCTTGGTTTTGACATGAGTAGCGACGACAAGTACATCATACTGGTGAGTAGTCAGCGCGAAGTGCAAGAAACACATGTAGTGCCTACTGATGATCTCTATGCAAAACCAAAGTTATTGGTCTCAAGAACACAGGGGTTTTCAAATTCTATTGATCACGCTAATGGACAATTTTACATTCTGGCCAATGATACCCATACCAATTTCCGTCTAGCTACGGTGGATGCTGCTGAGCCAGATTACGCAAAGTGGCAGAGTTTAATTGACGGCTCAGACAGCGTATATCTTTTGGGGATGCAGACCTTTAAAAATTTCATCGCGATTAATGCAAGAGATAATGGCATTGAACAAATTAGGATCCGCAATTATCAGAGCGACATGCATGATGTTGCTTTCCCAGAAGATGTCTATGCCGCCTCTTTAGGTAATAACTCTCAGTTTGAGCAAGACTTTGTGCGTATAGATTATGAGTCAATGGTGACGCCAGAAACGGTGTTCGACTACAATCTAAAAACTAAATCTCTTGAAACTCGCAAAGAAGTAGAAATCCCATCTGGATATGATAAGTCTGAGTATGTTACTGAGCGCAAAATGGCTCCGGGCCGTGATGGCACAATGATCCCCATTTCCATAGTGTATAAAAAAGGCTTTGCCAAAGATGGCTCGCATCCACTTGCATTATATGGTTACGGTGCCTATGGCTACACCATTTCTCCAGGCTTCTCTACCATGCGCCTTTCACTGCTAGACCGTGGCTTTTCGTATGCAATCGCTCATGTCCGAGGCAGTGACATGATGGGCTATCAGTGGTATTTAGATGGTAAATTAGAAAAGCGTCCCAATACGTTTAATGATTTTGTTGATGTAGCTAAATTTTTGGTTCAGGAGCAATACACCACAGCAGGAAATATTTCTATTTCAGGCCGAAGTGCGGGTGGTGAGCTAATGGGAGCTGCGGTCATTCAAGCTCCTGAGATGTGGCGTTCAGTTATCTTAGGTGTGCCCTTTGTAGATGTACTAAATACCATGCTGGATGCCAACTTACCGCTTACTCCACCTGAGTGGAAAGAGTGGGGTAATCCAATCGAAAGCGCCAAGGATTTTGACTTGATCCAAAGCTACTCGCCATACGACAATATTGCAGCCCGAGATTATCCGCCCATGTTAGTAACCGGTGGTATCAATGATCCTCGCGTAACTTATTGGGAGCCGGCAAAATGGACCGCCAAAATGCGCGAATTAAAAACCGATGACAACCTGTTGATGATGCGCATCAATATGGGCGCAGGGCATTTCTCTAACAGTGGTCGTTACGGTAGGTTACGTGACTACGCTGAAGAGTTCGCCTTTGTATTAAAAGCTCATGGGATAGATAAATAA